A stretch of Telopea speciosissima isolate NSW1024214 ecotype Mountain lineage chromosome 11, Tspe_v1, whole genome shotgun sequence DNA encodes these proteins:
- the LOC122645063 gene encoding polyneuridine-aldehyde esterase-like: MEKNINEEKKHFVLVHGACHGAWCWFKLESLLTSVGHTVTSLDLAASGINPKQVEDLQSIADYFEPLMVFMASLPQDEKVILVGHSYNGLSISVAMERFPEKISVAVFISATKPSPTITVVDIQKEVCMYRILI, from the coding sequence ATGGAGAAGAACATtaatgaagagaagaagcatTTTGTTCTAGTTCATGGTGCTTGCCATGGAGCTTGGTGTTGGTTTAAGCTTGAAAGTTTGCTAACTTCAGTAGGTCACACTGTAACATCACTGGATCTTGCAGCTTCAGGGATCAACCCAAAGCAAGTGGAAGATCTCCAATCCATTGCTGATTATTTTGAACCCTTAATGGTTTTCATGGCTTCTCTCCCTCAAGATGAGAAGGTGATTCTAGTTGGGCACAGCTATAATGGGTTGAGCATTTCTGTTGCTATGGAGAGGTTCCCTGAGAAAATATCTGTAGCTGTTTTCATCTCTGCTACTAAGCCCAGTCCTACCATTACTGTAGTCGACATACAGAAAGAGGTATGTATGTATAGGATTTTGATTTAG